ATGTATGGTTAGGTCAAGACGCAAAAATTTTCTTATGTGAATATATTGGTGCATGTAGTGTCGTTGGTTATGGTTGCTTAGTATCAAAACGAGTTGAAAGATTTACTACAGTTAAAGGTTCTCCTCCTATTGCAAGAAGTATGAATGAAAAATTGTGGTTGAGAAGCTTTAATAATAGAAATGAAGAGCTTGCCAAAAAAGCATATTATCAATTTATATTGAAGAATAATAGTGCTTTGTAGGTGATGTTGGATTTAATTACTGTAACCCGAAAATAATAGATAAACATGCTGTAGTCAGTATCCTCATCATGGCTTGAATTCTTATGATATTGCGAAGTTTTTTTAAAAGAAATAAAGTAATTAATTACTTATATAGTCGTATTGTTTCGGTCTTATTTTCTGTTGATACACTTTTACTTATTCAAAGAACGCAAGATGGTATATTGCGTAAAATTAAATTGAGAAACTCTAAGTGTAACACAAAAATTGTACTTGTTTTGGATGTTAGGAGTAAAGACGTAAATGTTGAACATGCAAAAAGAACTATCGATTCGTTATATAATCAGAATTTTTATAATTGGCACCTTTACGTTATCGGTGAACTTGCTGATTTGTTAGAAGACGATAATCGAGTTACTTCTACGCTTGTTAATTTACCTGAGGGAACTTTTATAGGTCAAATTTACGTTGGTGATATTTTACATAGAAATGCCTTACTAGCATTCGCAGAAGAAATAACGAAGAATACTCATTTATTGTATTGTGATCAGGACACTATAAACGTTTCAGGTCAAAGGGTAAATCCTATATTTAAACCAGAATGGAATGATGAACTTTCTTATTCTACTTTTTATATGGGGAGCCTGACCTTATACCGATTAAGGTGCTTTGGGAGTTTGCATGGTTGGTTAGGCTTTGATTCTCATTACCAACGTGTCTTGCATCTCAGAAGAAATAGTGATGGGATATTTCGACATGTAGACTATATACTTTACCATAGCTGTACAAATCATGAAAATCCCGTTTTAGAAACTGATTTGATAGAGTTAAACAAGTTTTTAGAAAAATATAAAGCAAAAGCTATGACGGGACTAACTACGGATAGCTATAAAATAAACTGGCCATTGCCTGATATATTGCCATTGGTCTCAATAATTATTCCAACAAAAAATGCACATAACATAGTTAAGCAATGCATTGATAGTATATATAAATTAACATCTTATCAAAGGATTGAAATTATTTTAGTGGACAATCAGTCAGATGATCAAAGGTCGACCGCATATTTTAATTCTCTTGAAAGTAAAGGAAAAGTAAAACTTCTTCGTTTTGATGGTCCGTTTAATTATTCTGCAATCAATAATTTTGCTGTTGCAAATGCCAATGGCGAAATACTGATTTTGATGAATAATGATATTGAAGTTATTTCACCCGAATGGTTGACAGAAATGGTTCGTCACCTCTGTAGAGATGAGGTGGGTTGTGTTGGTGCTAAGCTTTATTATCCAAATGATACTATTCAGCATGCTGGTGTTATACTAGGGTTAGGTCGTTGTGCTGGTTACAGTCATAAACATTATCAACGTAACGATAATGGCTATATGAATCGACTCAAGTTGGTTCAAAATTATGGCGCAGTTACAGCGGCTTGCCTTGGAGTCCGTAGAGATGTGTATGAAGAGGTTGGTGGTTTAAATGAAGAAAAATTATCTGTTGCCTATAATGATATTGATTTCTGTCTGAAAGTTCAGAAAGCCGGTTATCAAAATGTATGGTCTCCTTATATTGAACTTTATCATCATGAATCTTTAACTAGAAATGACGATTTTTCACCTGAAGAATATACAAGATACATGTCCGAGCTTGATTATATGCAAAGGACATGGAAACTGGACAAGTTTGTTGATCCAGCATATAGCCAGTGGTTAACAATTTCGAAGGAGGATTTTTCATACGATGATCCTGTCTTCTTTCATGTGACACAAAAATATTAATGCGCAATTATAAGATAAAACTAGCTGCTATAGCTCGTGACGAGGCTGCTTACCTCCCTGAGTGGATATTTCATCACCTGTACTTTGGTTTTGACGAAATCGAAATTTATGTTAACAACACATCTGATAATACAGCGAACCTATTAAAAAAAGTAAGGCTGATGCCTGTTAAGATCGTTGATGCTGATAGATTGTTTAAAACATCTAGAGGAGATTTTCAGTTTAGAGCCTATCAGCAAGCCGCGAGTAAAGCGAAAGCAGATGGCTTTAGTCATATAATGTTTTTAGATATTGATGAGTTCTGGACACCAAGAGATTTTACTACGTCAATTCATGCAGCTATTGATCAATTTCAGAACCCACAGGTGCTTAGTTTTCACTGGTTACTACACTGTGATGAGGACAAGTATTCTAATTGTTATAAACCTTCTATCCTGGTAAAGCAGAGCGATCACTTAAAAACAATTTTTAAGACAGATGCTCCATGGACGTCAATCGGTTGTCACAATATTATTGGCGATGGCCTGGACTACAGGGCGGCAGATGGGAGCAAACTCTCATTCGATGATGATGATGTACATAGGGCTACGGCCAAGCCCTCAGATGCAAAAATAGCTTCTTTCTTCGTTATGCACCGCATGTTTCGTAGTGAAATGGAATATATTTCATTGCTTGGTAGAGGGAGGCCAAGTTCCCTTAAAGTGAAGAACAACCGACCTGGATATTATTCCAAGTTCTCCAACTTAACTCAGATAGAAATAGATAAAAAGGTTCTTGAGTCTTATTACTCATCATACAACGACTTTATTCTAAAGTATTCGCTTTCTGCCGAGATATCGAAAGCACAGGACTTTGTTCGAAATCGTTTTAACTATGTTCTGGACTTAGCGAGAAAAGCTGATGGTGAAGACGCATTAACTTTCCACAAAGTATTCGACTCGATAAATATTCATGAAGTCAAAGAATTACGTGC
This genomic stretch from Vibrio sp. JC009 harbors:
- a CDS encoding glycosyltransferase, giving the protein MILRSFFKRNKVINYLYSRIVSVLFSVDTLLLIQRTQDGILRKIKLRNSKCNTKIVLVLDVRSKDVNVEHAKRTIDSLYNQNFYNWHLYVIGELADLLEDDNRVTSTLVNLPEGTFIGQIYVGDILHRNALLAFAEEITKNTHLLYCDQDTINVSGQRVNPIFKPEWNDELSYSTFYMGSLTLYRLRCFGSLHGWLGFDSHYQRVLHLRRNSDGIFRHVDYILYHSCTNHENPVLETDLIELNKFLEKYKAKAMTGLTTDSYKINWPLPDILPLVSIIIPTKNAHNIVKQCIDSIYKLTSYQRIEIILVDNQSDDQRSTAYFNSLESKGKVKLLRFDGPFNYSAINNFAVANANGEILILMNNDIEVISPEWLTEMVRHLCRDEVGCVGAKLYYPNDTIQHAGVILGLGRCAGYSHKHYQRNDNGYMNRLKLVQNYGAVTAACLGVRRDVYEEVGGLNEEKLSVAYNDIDFCLKVQKAGYQNVWSPYIELYHHESLTRNDDFSPEEYTRYMSELDYMQRTWKLDKFVDPAYSQWLTISKEDFSYDDPVFFHVTQKY
- a CDS encoding glycosyltransferase family 2 protein, producing MRNYKIKLAAIARDEAAYLPEWIFHHLYFGFDEIEIYVNNTSDNTANLLKKVRLMPVKIVDADRLFKTSRGDFQFRAYQQAASKAKADGFSHIMFLDIDEFWTPRDFTTSIHAAIDQFQNPQVLSFHWLLHCDEDKYSNCYKPSILVKQSDHLKTIFKTDAPWTSIGCHNIIGDGLDYRAADGSKLSFDDDDVHRATAKPSDAKIASFFVMHRMFRSEMEYISLLGRGRPSSLKVKNNRPGYYSKFSNLTQIEIDKKVLESYYSSYNDFILKYSLSAEISKAQDFVRNRFNYVLDLARKADGEDALTFHKVFDSINIHEVKELRAQLEQKMLVEKLVRDQSQDYSFKLFVLFLKARLWRKLNRTEKAYQCFAQAANLLSNRKRIVNADLVQIVLEKNEYPPGKMANIHRDIARELSRSGHYEDAFSFIDKALELRPQGSLIQKLHASIRNKMNKQIRLK